Proteins encoded together in one Falco peregrinus isolate bFalPer1 chromosome 2, bFalPer1.pri, whole genome shotgun sequence window:
- the ITGB4 gene encoding integrin beta-4 isoform X4, which produces MRRKRMDVLPRACAGLLLLSLLCATGLCQRSKNNRCVLSRAKSCTECIRVDKDCSFCTDESFEEPRCNLRENLLRYGCGEASIVYTRGEMQTQQNFSINTSLQRTQVSPQGMFVRLQAGEEKSFNMDVFQPLESPVDLYILMDFSYSMSDDLDNLKSMGQNLAEFLQALTSNYTIGFGKFVDKVSSPQTDMRPEKLREPWNNADSPFSFKNVIRLTSNIDSFSQELRKERISGNLDAPEGGFDAILQTAVCEDKIGWRKDSTHLLVFSTESAFHYEADGTNVLAGILARNDEQCHLDTNGTYVYDIKQDYPSVPTLVRLLGQHNIIPIFAVTNHSYSYYEKLHKYFPISEIGVLQEDSSNIVELLRTAFERIRSKMDIRADFVPKAMKTEFTSSMYKKTESGSFHITRGEVGKFNVRMKALEYVGGQHVCSLPEKDRQGVIHVKPTSLSDSLKITASVICDVCPCEQQQEFNSPKCSFHGDFACGQCICHPGWRGDTCDCSPASSPNNEACIRPGDVEPCSGRGECLCGKCQCYSEDLMQRFDGAFCQYDVLQCPRTSGFLCNDRGRCSKGACVCESGWEGPGCECPTSNDTCIDSRGGICNNHGRCKCGRCICDKASLYTSSTCEISYSLGFQAVCESIRDCVRCQAWGTGNMKGNCSRCHLQIQMVEELKKEGASEYCSFQDEEDDCTYHYTLEGDPSVLPNTTVHVQKKKECPPGSFLWLIPLLIFLILLLGLLLLLCWKFCACCKACLALLPCCARGRTVGFKEDHYMLRHSLMSSDHLDTPMVRSGSLKGRDTVRWKINNNVHKQGFASLAAANPKDLIPYGLSLRLTRLFTQNLVKPDTRECEQLRKEVEENLNDVFKHIPGCHKLQQTKFRLQPNSGKRQDHTIVDTVLTAPRSAKPEIIKVMEKHVSHEAFNDLKVSPGYYTVTSDQDAHGMVEFQEAVELVDVRVPLFIREDDDDEKQLQVEAIDVPTGIAEIGRRLVNITIIKEQASSLITFLQPAYSHSRFDKLAKIPVFREIIDNGKSQVTYRTRDLTAKNGRDYIFTEGDLVFQPGETRKEVHVPLLELTEIDTLLHHSQLKQFAIDLLHPKHGAKIGRYPQTTVTIADPEVVDGVPSMAGLSQVSQSPKGRLSAPLNPNAHAVSSREIRFSWFPPPGKPLGYKVKYWTQGDPESEARLIDVKAPSAELSNLYPFCDYEMQVCAYNAMGEGAYSDIIHCRTLEDVPSEPGRLAFNVVSSTVTQLSWAEPAETNGEITAYEVSYGLVNEENVPIGPMKKVLVEDPKKRMVLIENLRESQPYRYMVKARNGAGWGPEREATINLATQPKRPMSIPIIPDVPIIDAEGGEDYDSYLMYSADVLRSPAGSKRPSVSDDSEHLLNGRVDFSIPGSSSSTLTRTTNTGYHQLSSHMQQEHRVMGSSSLTRDYSTMLMGHDYPGRLLPPIHEDARRTVPRPRDVGFRSRAKVKGYYPSTGFRDSIIMTDGSAGICKYIDSRLPLGVPDTPTRLVFSALGPTSLKVSWQEPHCEKEVQGYSVQYQLLNGGEVHRLTIPNPSQNSVVVEDLLPNHSYIFKVKAQSEEGWGPEREGVITIESQVDPQSPLSPVPGSPFTLSTPSAPGPLVFTALSPDSLQLSWERPRKPNGSILGYMVTCEMLHGGGEPRNIYVEGDNPETTLTVPHLSENVPYKFKVQAKTTQGFGPEREGIITIESQDGGTFSQFGGQQYMREEVYNFPTEYTTKTSISHSSLDPHFTDGMLMTTQRVESASSTLTKQITKEFVSRTVMSSGTLTKQMERQFYEA; this is translated from the exons ATGAG gaggaagaggatggatGTGCTGCCACGGGCATGTGCCGGGCTGCTCCTCCTGTCCCTGCTCTGCGCCACCGGCCTCTGCCAAAGGAGCAAAA ACAACCGCTGCGTGCTGTCCCGGGCGAAGAGCTGCACTGAGTGCATCCGAGTGGATAAGGATTGTTCCTTCTGCACCGACGAG AGCTTTGAAGAGCCGCGTTGCAACTTGCGGGAGAACTTGCTGCGGTACGGCTGCGGGGAGGCCAGCATCGTGTACACCAGGGGCGAGATGCAGACCcagcag AATTTCAGCATCAATACATCCCTGCAGAGGACCCAGGTGTCCCCCCAGGGCATGTTCGTGCGGCTGcaagctggggaggagaagagcTTCAACATGGATGTCTTCCAGCCTTTGGAGAGCCCTGTGGATCTCTACATCCTCATGGACTTCTCCTACTCTATGTCTGACGATCTGGACAACCTCAAAAGCATGGGCCAAAACCTAG cgGAGTTTCTGCAAGCCCTGACCTCCAATTACACCATTGGATTTGGCAAGTTTGTGGACAAAGTCTCATCCCCTCAGACAGACATGAGACCTGAGAA GCTGCGTGAGCCGTGGAACAACGCTGACTCCCCTTTCTCCTTCAAGAACGTCATCCGCCTGACCAGCAACATCGACTCCTTCAGCCAGGAGCTCAGGAAAGAGCGCATCTCTGGCAACCTGGATGCCCCTGAGGGTGGCTTTGATGCCATCCTGCAGACAGCCGTTTGCGAG GATAAGATCGGCTGGAGGAAGGACAGCACTCACCTGCTCGTATTCTCCACCGAGTCTGCCTTCCACTATGAAGCTGATGGTACCAACGTCCTGGCGGGGATCCTGGCAAGAAATGATGAGCAGTGTCACCTAGACACCAATGGCACCTATGTGTATGACATTAAGCAGGACTATCCTTCAGTGCCCACCCTGGTGCGCCTGTTGGGCCAACACAACATCATCCCCATCTTTGCTGTCACCAACCACTCCTACAGCTACTATGAG AAACTGCACAAGTATTTCCCCATCTCTGAGATCGGGGTGCTCCAGGAGGATTCTTCCAACATCGTGGAGCTGCTCCGCACAGCCTTTGAG CGCATCCGCTCCAAGATGGACATTCGGGCTGACTTTGTTCCCAAAGCCATGAAGACGGAGTTCACCTCCTCGATGTATAAAAAGACAGAATCTGGCTCCTTCCACATCACCCGTGGGGAAGTG GGCAAGTTCAACGTGCGCATGAAGGCGCTTGAGTATGTTGGTGGGCAGCACGTCTGCAGCCTCCCTGAGAAAGACCGGCAGGGAGTTATCCACGTGAAACCCACGTCCCTGAGCGACAGCCTCAAAATCACAGCCTCTGTCATCTGTGACGTGTGTCCCTGCGAACAG CAACAAGAGTTTAACTCGCCCAAGTGCAGCTTCCATGGAGACTTTGCCTGCGGACAGTGCATCTGCCACCCGGGCTG GCGAGGGGACACGTGCGACTGCTCTCCAGCATCATCCCCCAACAACGAAGCCTGTATCCGCCCGGGGGATGTGGAGCCGTGCTCGGGCCGGGGCGAGTGCCTGTGTGGGAAGTGCCAGTGCTACTCTGAGGACCTGATGCAGCGCTTCGACGGGGCGTTCTGCCAGTACGACGTCCTGCAGTGCCCGCGCACCTCCGGCTTCCTCTGCAATG ATCGCGGGCGCTGCTCCAAGGGCGCATGCGTGTGCGAGAGCGGCTGGGAGGGTCCAGGCTGCGAATGTCCCACCAGCAATGACACCTGCATCGACAGCCGAGGG GGCATTTGCAATAACCACGGGAGGTGCAAATGCGGCAGATGCATCTGTGACAAGGCTTCTCTGTACACCAGCTCCACCTGCGAAATCAGCTACTCGCTG GGCTTCCAGGCTGTGTGCGAGAGCATCCGGGACTGCGTTCGCTGCCAGGCCTGGGGAACAGGCAACATGAAAGGGAACTGCAGCAGGTGCCACCTCCAGATCCAGATGGtggaagaactgaagaaag AGGGGGCCAGCGAGTACTGCTCCTTCCAGGATGAGGAGGACGATTGCACGTACCACTACACCCTGGAGGGAGACCCCAGCGTCCTGCCCAACACCACTGTCCAcgtgcagaagaaaaaag AGTGCCCGCCGGGGAGCTTCCTCTGGCTCATCCCGCTGCTCATCTTCCTCATCCTGCTCCTGGgactgcttctgctgctctgctggaagtTCTGTGCCTGCTGCAAG GCTTGCCTggccctgcttccctgctgcGCACGAG GTCGCACTGTCGGCTTCAAGGAGGACCACTACATGCTTCGCCACAGCCTCATGTCCTCCGACCACCTGGACACCCCCATGGTCCGCAGCGGGTCCCTCAAGGGTCGGGATACAGTCCGCTGGAAGATCAACAACAATGTTCACAAGCAGGGTTTCGCCTCCCTCGCTGCCGCCAACCCCAAAGATCTCA TTCCCTATGGGCTGTCTCTGAGGCTGACCCGGCTTTTCACGCAGAACCTGGTGAAGCCGGACACCCGGGAGTGCGAGCAGCTGCGCAAGGAAGTGGAGGAGAAT CTGAACGACGTTTTCAAGCACATCCCTGGCTGCCACAAGCTCCAGCAGACCAAGTTCAG gttaCAGCCCAATTCTGGGAAAAG GCAGGACCACACCATTGTGGACACAGTGCTCACTGCCCCTCGCTCAGCCAAGCCAGAGATCATCAAAGTGATGGAAAAGCACGTTTCCCACGAGGCTTTCAATGACCTGAAGGTTTCACCGGGTTATTACACTGTGACCTCTGACCAAG ATGCTCACGGGATGGTGGAGTTCCAAGAGGCTGTGGAGCTGGTGGATGTCCGTGTCCCACTCTTCATCAGGGAGGATGACGATgatgagaagcagctgcaggtggAGGCCATTGATGTCCCCACTGGCATTGCAGAGATTGGACGCAGGCTTGTCAACATCACCATCATCAAAGAACAAG CCAGCAGCCTCATCACCTTCTTGCAGCCAGCTTATTCCCACAGCCGCTTTGATAAGCTGGCCAAGATCCCTGTCTTCCGGGAGATCATAGACAATGGGAAATCCCAAGTCACCTACAGGACCCGGGATCTCACCGCCAAGAATGGCAGG GACTACATCTTCACAGAAGGTGACCTGGTCTTCCAGCCTGGGGAGACCCGAAAGGAGGTGCATGTCCCCTTGCTGGAGCTGACTGAGATAGACACCCTCCTACACCACTCCCAGCTCAAGCAGTTCGCCATCGACCTCCTCCATCCCAAGCACGGCGCCAAGATTGGCCGGTACCCCCAGACCACGGTGACCATCGCCGACCCAG AGGTGGTGGATGGTGTCCCCTCGATGGCTGGCCTGAGCCAGGTCTCCCAGTCCCCCAAAGGCCGCCTGAGTGCACCACTTAATCCCAACGCCCATGCCGTCAGCTCCAGGGAAATCCGCTTCAGCTGGTTTCCTCCACCGGGAAAACCTCTGGGGTACAAG GTGAAATACTGGACCCAAGGGGACCCCGAGTCAGAAGCCCGTCTCATTGATGTCAAAGCACCATCAGCAGAGCTGAGTAACCTCTACCCCTTCTGTGACTATGAGATGCAAGTCTGTGCCTACAATGCCATGGGTGAAGGGGCTTACTCTGACATCATCCACTGCCGCACGCTTGAGGACG TCCCCAGCGAGCCCGGCCGCTTGGCTTTCAACGTCGTGTCTTCCACTGTGacacagctgagctgggctgagccTGCAGAAACCAACGGGGAGATCACGGCTTACGAAGTCAGTTACGGACTTGTCAACGAGGAAAACG TACCCATTGGCCCCATGAAGAAGGTACTGGTTGAAGACCCAAAGAAACGCATGGTGCTGATAGAAAACCTGCGGGAGTCCCAGCCCTATCGCTACATGGTGAAGGCCAGAAATGGCGCTGGCTGGGGACCTGAGAGAGAAGCCACCATCAACCTTGCTACGCAGCCCAAGCGCCCGATGTCCA TCCCCATCATCCCTGATGTCCCCATCATTGATGCAGAGGGGGGTGAGGACTACGACAGCTACCTGATGTACAGCGCAGACGTGCTTCGCTCTCCAGCTGGCAGCAAGCGTCCCAGTGTCTCTGACGATTCGG AGCACTTGCTGAACGGCCGGGTGGACTTCTccatccctggcagcagcagcagcaccctgacCAGGACAACAAACACCGGCTACCACCAGCTGAGCTCACAcatgcagcaggagcacagggTGATGGGGAGCTCCTCGCTGACGAGAGACTACTCCACAATGCTGATGGGGCACG ATTACCCGGGCAGACTCCTCCCTCCCATCCATGAAGATGCTAGGAGGACAGTCCCACGGCCCCGGGATGTGGGTTTCAGGAGCAGGGCTAAGGTGAAGGGTTACTACCCCAGCACTGGCTTTCGGGACTCTATAATCATGACTGATGGGTCCGCGGGGATTTGCAAGTACATAG ACTCCAGGCTGCCACTGGGCGTCCCTGACACCCCCACACGCCTGGTGTTCTCTGCCCTGGGACCCACCTCCCTGAAGGTGAGCTGGCAGGAGCCGCACTGCGAGAAGGAGGTGCAGGGCTACAGCGTGCAGTACCAGCTCCTCAACGGAG GAGAGGTGCACCGACTCACCATCCCCAACCCCAGCCAGAACTCGGTGGTGGTAGAGGACCTGCTGCCCAACCACTCTTACATCTTCAAGGTGAAGGCGCAGAGTGAGGAAGGCTGGGGTCCCGAGAGGGAAGGAGTCATCACCATAGAGTCCCAGGTGGACCCGCAGAGCCCGCTCAGCCCCGTACCAG GTTCACCCTTCACGCTGAGCACGCCCAGTGCTCCTGGACCGCTCGTTTTCACTGCCCTCAGCCCTGactccctgcagctcagctgggagaGACCCCGCAAGCCCAATGGGTCCATCTTGGGCTACATGGTCACCTGTGAGATGCTGCATGGAGGAG GGGAGCCCAGGAATATCTATGTCGAAGGAGACAATCCAGAAACTACCCTGACTGTGCCCCACCTGAGTGAGAATGTCCCATACAAGTTCAAAGTGCAAGCCAAGACCACCCAAGGCTTTGGGCCAGAGAGAGAAGGCATCATCACCATTGAATCTCAGGATGGAG gcacTTTCTCTCAGTTTGGAGGACAGCAGTACATGAGAGAAGAAGTGTACAACTTCCCCACCGAATATACCACCAAAACCAGCATCAGCCATTCCTCTCTGGATCCCCACTTCACAG ATGGCATGCTCATGACGACCCAGCGAGTAGAGAGCGCCAGCAGCACCCTCACCAAACAGATCACCAAAGAGTTTGTGAGCCGGACCGTGATGTCCAGTGGGACCCTCACCAAACAGATGGAGAGGCAGTTCTACGAGGCCTGA
- the ITGB4 gene encoding integrin beta-4 isoform X2, with product MRRKRMDVLPRACAGLLLLSLLCATGLCQRSKNNRCVLSRAKSCTECIRVDKDCSFCTDESFEEPRCNLRENLLRYGCGEASIVYTRGEMQTQQNFSINTSLQRTQVSPQGMFVRLQAGEEKSFNMDVFQPLESPVDLYILMDFSYSMSDDLDNLKSMGQNLAEFLQALTSNYTIGFGKFVDKVSSPQTDMRPEKLREPWNNADSPFSFKNVIRLTSNIDSFSQELRKERISGNLDAPEGGFDAILQTAVCEDKIGWRKDSTHLLVFSTESAFHYEADGTNVLAGILARNDEQCHLDTNGTYVYDIKQDYPSVPTLVRLLGQHNIIPIFAVTNHSYSYYEKLHKYFPISEIGVLQEDSSNIVELLRTAFERIRSKMDIRADFVPKAMKTEFTSSMYKKTESGSFHITRGEVGKFNVRMKALEYVGGQHVCSLPEKDRQGVIHVKPTSLSDSLKITASVICDVCPCEQQQEFNSPKCSFHGDFACGQCICHPGWRGDTCDCSPASSPNNEACIRPGDVEPCSGRGECLCGKCQCYSEDLMQRFDGAFCQYDVLQCPRTSGFLCNDRGRCSKGACVCESGWEGPGCECPTSNDTCIDSRGGICNNHGRCKCGRCICDKASLYTSSTCEISYSLGFQAVCESIRDCVRCQAWGTGNMKGNCSRCHLQIQMVEELKKEGASEYCSFQDEEDDCTYHYTLEGDPSVLPNTTVHVQKKKECPPGSFLWLIPLLIFLILLLGLLLLLCWKFCACCKACLALLPCCARGRTVGFKEDHYMLRHSLMSSDHLDTPMVRSGSLKGRDTVRWKINNNVHKQGFASLAAANPKDLIPYGLSLRLTRLFTQNLVKPDTRECEQLRKEVEENLNDVFKHIPGCHKLQQTKFRLQPNSGKRQDHTIVDTVLTAPRSAKPEIIKVMEKHVSHEAFNDLKVSPGYYTVTSDQDAHGMVEFQEAVELVDVRVPLFIREDDDDEKQLQVEAIDVPTGIAEIGRRLVNITIIKEQASSLITFLQPAYSHSRFDKLAKIPVFREIIDNGKSQVTYRTRDLTAKNGRDYIFTEGDLVFQPGETRKEVHVPLLELTEIDTLLHHSQLKQFAIDLLHPKHGAKIGRYPQTTVTIADPEVVDGVPSMAGLSQVSQSPKGRLSAPLNPNAHAVSSREIRFSWFPPPGKPLGYKVKYWTQGDPESEARLIDVKAPSAELSNLYPFCDYEMQVCAYNAMGEGAYSDIIHCRTLEDVPSEPGRLAFNVVSSTVTQLSWAEPAETNGEITAYEVSYGLVNEENVPIGPMKKVLVEDPKKRMVLIENLRESQPYRYMVKARNGAGWGPEREATINLATQPKRPMSIPIIPDVPIIDAEGGEDYDSYLMYSADVLRSPAGSKRPSVSDDSGSRWKYVQLLGEDLDLRRITWRLPPETIPRLSGSSRFSSDTEGLLHEEDSDVATGSLRRSGTPRPQAEHLLNGRVDFSIPGSSSSTLTRTTNTGYHQLSSHMQQEHRVMGSSSLTRDYSTMLMGHDYPGRLLPPIHEDARRTVPRPRDVGFRSRAKVKGYYPSTGFRDSIIMTDGSAGICKYIDSRLPLGVPDTPTRLVFSALGPTSLKVSWQEPHCEKEVQGYSVQYQLLNGGEVHRLTIPNPSQNSVVVEDLLPNHSYIFKVKAQSEEGWGPEREGVITIESQVDPQSPLSPVPGSPFTLSTPSAPGPLVFTALSPDSLQLSWERPRKPNGSILGYMVTCEMLHGGGEPRNIYVEGDNPETTLTVPHLSENVPYKFKVQAKTTQGFGPEREGIITIESQDGGTFSQFGGQQYMREEVYNFPTEYTTKTSISHSSLDPHFTDGMLMTTQRVESASSTLTKQITKEFVSRTVMSSGTLTKQMERQFYEA from the exons ATGAG gaggaagaggatggatGTGCTGCCACGGGCATGTGCCGGGCTGCTCCTCCTGTCCCTGCTCTGCGCCACCGGCCTCTGCCAAAGGAGCAAAA ACAACCGCTGCGTGCTGTCCCGGGCGAAGAGCTGCACTGAGTGCATCCGAGTGGATAAGGATTGTTCCTTCTGCACCGACGAG AGCTTTGAAGAGCCGCGTTGCAACTTGCGGGAGAACTTGCTGCGGTACGGCTGCGGGGAGGCCAGCATCGTGTACACCAGGGGCGAGATGCAGACCcagcag AATTTCAGCATCAATACATCCCTGCAGAGGACCCAGGTGTCCCCCCAGGGCATGTTCGTGCGGCTGcaagctggggaggagaagagcTTCAACATGGATGTCTTCCAGCCTTTGGAGAGCCCTGTGGATCTCTACATCCTCATGGACTTCTCCTACTCTATGTCTGACGATCTGGACAACCTCAAAAGCATGGGCCAAAACCTAG cgGAGTTTCTGCAAGCCCTGACCTCCAATTACACCATTGGATTTGGCAAGTTTGTGGACAAAGTCTCATCCCCTCAGACAGACATGAGACCTGAGAA GCTGCGTGAGCCGTGGAACAACGCTGACTCCCCTTTCTCCTTCAAGAACGTCATCCGCCTGACCAGCAACATCGACTCCTTCAGCCAGGAGCTCAGGAAAGAGCGCATCTCTGGCAACCTGGATGCCCCTGAGGGTGGCTTTGATGCCATCCTGCAGACAGCCGTTTGCGAG GATAAGATCGGCTGGAGGAAGGACAGCACTCACCTGCTCGTATTCTCCACCGAGTCTGCCTTCCACTATGAAGCTGATGGTACCAACGTCCTGGCGGGGATCCTGGCAAGAAATGATGAGCAGTGTCACCTAGACACCAATGGCACCTATGTGTATGACATTAAGCAGGACTATCCTTCAGTGCCCACCCTGGTGCGCCTGTTGGGCCAACACAACATCATCCCCATCTTTGCTGTCACCAACCACTCCTACAGCTACTATGAG AAACTGCACAAGTATTTCCCCATCTCTGAGATCGGGGTGCTCCAGGAGGATTCTTCCAACATCGTGGAGCTGCTCCGCACAGCCTTTGAG CGCATCCGCTCCAAGATGGACATTCGGGCTGACTTTGTTCCCAAAGCCATGAAGACGGAGTTCACCTCCTCGATGTATAAAAAGACAGAATCTGGCTCCTTCCACATCACCCGTGGGGAAGTG GGCAAGTTCAACGTGCGCATGAAGGCGCTTGAGTATGTTGGTGGGCAGCACGTCTGCAGCCTCCCTGAGAAAGACCGGCAGGGAGTTATCCACGTGAAACCCACGTCCCTGAGCGACAGCCTCAAAATCACAGCCTCTGTCATCTGTGACGTGTGTCCCTGCGAACAG CAACAAGAGTTTAACTCGCCCAAGTGCAGCTTCCATGGAGACTTTGCCTGCGGACAGTGCATCTGCCACCCGGGCTG GCGAGGGGACACGTGCGACTGCTCTCCAGCATCATCCCCCAACAACGAAGCCTGTATCCGCCCGGGGGATGTGGAGCCGTGCTCGGGCCGGGGCGAGTGCCTGTGTGGGAAGTGCCAGTGCTACTCTGAGGACCTGATGCAGCGCTTCGACGGGGCGTTCTGCCAGTACGACGTCCTGCAGTGCCCGCGCACCTCCGGCTTCCTCTGCAATG ATCGCGGGCGCTGCTCCAAGGGCGCATGCGTGTGCGAGAGCGGCTGGGAGGGTCCAGGCTGCGAATGTCCCACCAGCAATGACACCTGCATCGACAGCCGAGGG GGCATTTGCAATAACCACGGGAGGTGCAAATGCGGCAGATGCATCTGTGACAAGGCTTCTCTGTACACCAGCTCCACCTGCGAAATCAGCTACTCGCTG GGCTTCCAGGCTGTGTGCGAGAGCATCCGGGACTGCGTTCGCTGCCAGGCCTGGGGAACAGGCAACATGAAAGGGAACTGCAGCAGGTGCCACCTCCAGATCCAGATGGtggaagaactgaagaaag AGGGGGCCAGCGAGTACTGCTCCTTCCAGGATGAGGAGGACGATTGCACGTACCACTACACCCTGGAGGGAGACCCCAGCGTCCTGCCCAACACCACTGTCCAcgtgcagaagaaaaaag AGTGCCCGCCGGGGAGCTTCCTCTGGCTCATCCCGCTGCTCATCTTCCTCATCCTGCTCCTGGgactgcttctgctgctctgctggaagtTCTGTGCCTGCTGCAAG GCTTGCCTggccctgcttccctgctgcGCACGAG GTCGCACTGTCGGCTTCAAGGAGGACCACTACATGCTTCGCCACAGCCTCATGTCCTCCGACCACCTGGACACCCCCATGGTCCGCAGCGGGTCCCTCAAGGGTCGGGATACAGTCCGCTGGAAGATCAACAACAATGTTCACAAGCAGGGTTTCGCCTCCCTCGCTGCCGCCAACCCCAAAGATCTCA TTCCCTATGGGCTGTCTCTGAGGCTGACCCGGCTTTTCACGCAGAACCTGGTGAAGCCGGACACCCGGGAGTGCGAGCAGCTGCGCAAGGAAGTGGAGGAGAAT CTGAACGACGTTTTCAAGCACATCCCTGGCTGCCACAAGCTCCAGCAGACCAAGTTCAG gttaCAGCCCAATTCTGGGAAAAG GCAGGACCACACCATTGTGGACACAGTGCTCACTGCCCCTCGCTCAGCCAAGCCAGAGATCATCAAAGTGATGGAAAAGCACGTTTCCCACGAGGCTTTCAATGACCTGAAGGTTTCACCGGGTTATTACACTGTGACCTCTGACCAAG ATGCTCACGGGATGGTGGAGTTCCAAGAGGCTGTGGAGCTGGTGGATGTCCGTGTCCCACTCTTCATCAGGGAGGATGACGATgatgagaagcagctgcaggtggAGGCCATTGATGTCCCCACTGGCATTGCAGAGATTGGACGCAGGCTTGTCAACATCACCATCATCAAAGAACAAG CCAGCAGCCTCATCACCTTCTTGCAGCCAGCTTATTCCCACAGCCGCTTTGATAAGCTGGCCAAGATCCCTGTCTTCCGGGAGATCATAGACAATGGGAAATCCCAAGTCACCTACAGGACCCGGGATCTCACCGCCAAGAATGGCAGG GACTACATCTTCACAGAAGGTGACCTGGTCTTCCAGCCTGGGGAGACCCGAAAGGAGGTGCATGTCCCCTTGCTGGAGCTGACTGAGATAGACACCCTCCTACACCACTCCCAGCTCAAGCAGTTCGCCATCGACCTCCTCCATCCCAAGCACGGCGCCAAGATTGGCCGGTACCCCCAGACCACGGTGACCATCGCCGACCCAG AGGTGGTGGATGGTGTCCCCTCGATGGCTGGCCTGAGCCAGGTCTCCCAGTCCCCCAAAGGCCGCCTGAGTGCACCACTTAATCCCAACGCCCATGCCGTCAGCTCCAGGGAAATCCGCTTCAGCTGGTTTCCTCCACCGGGAAAACCTCTGGGGTACAAG GTGAAATACTGGACCCAAGGGGACCCCGAGTCAGAAGCCCGTCTCATTGATGTCAAAGCACCATCAGCAGAGCTGAGTAACCTCTACCCCTTCTGTGACTATGAGATGCAAGTCTGTGCCTACAATGCCATGGGTGAAGGGGCTTACTCTGACATCATCCACTGCCGCACGCTTGAGGACG TCCCCAGCGAGCCCGGCCGCTTGGCTTTCAACGTCGTGTCTTCCACTGTGacacagctgagctgggctgagccTGCAGAAACCAACGGGGAGATCACGGCTTACGAAGTCAGTTACGGACTTGTCAACGAGGAAAACG TACCCATTGGCCCCATGAAGAAGGTACTGGTTGAAGACCCAAAGAAACGCATGGTGCTGATAGAAAACCTGCGGGAGTCCCAGCCCTATCGCTACATGGTGAAGGCCAGAAATGGCGCTGGCTGGGGACCTGAGAGAGAAGCCACCATCAACCTTGCTACGCAGCCCAAGCGCCCGATGTCCA TCCCCATCATCCCTGATGTCCCCATCATTGATGCAGAGGGGGGTGAGGACTACGACAGCTACCTGATGTACAGCGCAGACGTGCTTCGCTCTCCAGCTGGCAGCAAGCGTCCCAGTGTCTCTGACGATTCGG GCTCCAGGTGGAAATATGTGCAGTTGCTGGGAGAAGACTTGGATCTTCGCCGCATCACCTGGAGGCTTCCACCTGAAACCATTCCCCGCCTCTCTGGCAGCAGCCGCTTCTCCTCAGACACCGAGGGTCTCCTCCACGAGGAGGACAGCGACGTGGCTACTGGCAGCCTGAGGAGGAGTGGGACACCCCGGCCCCAAGCAG AGCACTTGCTGAACGGCCGGGTGGACTTCTccatccctggcagcagcagcagcaccctgacCAGGACAACAAACACCGGCTACCACCAGCTGAGCTCACAcatgcagcaggagcacagggTGATGGGGAGCTCCTCGCTGACGAGAGACTACTCCACAATGCTGATGGGGCACG ATTACCCGGGCAGACTCCTCCCTCCCATCCATGAAGATGCTAGGAGGACAGTCCCACGGCCCCGGGATGTGGGTTTCAGGAGCAGGGCTAAGGTGAAGGGTTACTACCCCAGCACTGGCTTTCGGGACTCTATAATCATGACTGATGGGTCCGCGGGGATTTGCAAGTACATAG ACTCCAGGCTGCCACTGGGCGTCCCTGACACCCCCACACGCCTGGTGTTCTCTGCCCTGGGACCCACCTCCCTGAAGGTGAGCTGGCAGGAGCCGCACTGCGAGAAGGAGGTGCAGGGCTACAGCGTGCAGTACCAGCTCCTCAACGGAG GAGAGGTGCACCGACTCACCATCCCCAACCCCAGCCAGAACTCGGTGGTGGTAGAGGACCTGCTGCCCAACCACTCTTACATCTTCAAGGTGAAGGCGCAGAGTGAGGAAGGCTGGGGTCCCGAGAGGGAAGGAGTCATCACCATAGAGTCCCAGGTGGACCCGCAGAGCCCGCTCAGCCCCGTACCAG GTTCACCCTTCACGCTGAGCACGCCCAGTGCTCCTGGACCGCTCGTTTTCACTGCCCTCAGCCCTGactccctgcagctcagctgggagaGACCCCGCAAGCCCAATGGGTCCATCTTGGGCTACATGGTCACCTGTGAGATGCTGCATGGAGGAG GGGAGCCCAGGAATATCTATGTCGAAGGAGACAATCCAGAAACTACCCTGACTGTGCCCCACCTGAGTGAGAATGTCCCATACAAGTTCAAAGTGCAAGCCAAGACCACCCAAGGCTTTGGGCCAGAGAGAGAAGGCATCATCACCATTGAATCTCAGGATGGAG gcacTTTCTCTCAGTTTGGAGGACAGCAGTACATGAGAGAAGAAGTGTACAACTTCCCCACCGAATATACCACCAAAACCAGCATCAGCCATTCCTCTCTGGATCCCCACTTCACAG ATGGCATGCTCATGACGACCCAGCGAGTAGAGAGCGCCAGCAGCACCCTCACCAAACAGATCACCAAAGAGTTTGTGAGCCGGACCGTGATGTCCAGTGGGACCCTCACCAAACAGATGGAGAGGCAGTTCTACGAGGCCTGA